One Desulfovibrio sp. genomic window carries:
- a CDS encoding replication-associated recombination protein A has translation MTPLAHAIRPATFEEFTGQGHVISRLQSMLKVPRLPSILFYGPPGCGKSTLALLLAQAKGRPFVRVSAPEAGLPTLRTLIEGKEILILDELHRFSKAQQDFFLPLLENGDITLLATTTENPSFSVTKQLLSRLHVMRLRSLSHGEMMLVAKRGLEALKLDLSQDSLDILSFMSGGDARTFLNLMEFTAQLPADKRVAQELKHNLPEQVMRGDRDADQHYEMASAFIKSIRGSDPDAALYYLAGMLESGEDPRFICRRLILSASEDVGLADPRALPLAVACQQAVEMVGMPEGFIPLSETTVYLALAPKSNSTYAAYLAARKEILTQGMRPVPLHLRNPSAKLQKQWGFGEGYKYPHAYPGSWVEQEYLPPELAGVQFYQEKDQGEEPKLTARLKGLKKKS, from the coding sequence ATGACGCCTTTAGCACACGCCATCCGCCCGGCAACCTTCGAAGAGTTCACCGGGCAGGGGCACGTCATCTCCAGGCTCCAGTCCATGCTGAAGGTCCCTCGCCTGCCCAGCATCCTCTTCTACGGCCCGCCCGGATGCGGAAAATCCACCCTGGCCCTCTTGCTGGCGCAGGCCAAGGGCCGGCCATTCGTTCGTGTCAGCGCTCCTGAAGCGGGGCTCCCCACGTTGCGGACGCTCATCGAGGGCAAGGAAATCCTCATTCTGGACGAGCTGCACCGGTTCTCCAAGGCGCAGCAGGACTTTTTTCTGCCCCTGCTCGAAAACGGCGACATAACGCTCTTGGCCACCACCACGGAAAATCCGTCCTTCTCCGTGACCAAGCAGCTGCTCTCGCGCCTGCATGTCATGCGTTTGCGTTCGCTCTCGCACGGAGAAATGATGCTTGTGGCCAAGCGCGGCCTGGAGGCTTTGAAGCTTGACCTCTCGCAGGACAGCCTGGACATCCTCTCCTTCATGTCCGGCGGGGACGCCCGAACCTTCCTCAACCTCATGGAGTTCACCGCCCAACTGCCGGCCGACAAGCGCGTGGCCCAGGAACTGAAGCACAACCTGCCCGAGCAGGTGATGCGCGGCGACCGCGATGCGGACCAGCACTATGAGATGGCTTCTGCGTTCATCAAGTCCATCCGGGGTTCGGACCCGGATGCGGCCCTGTACTACCTGGCAGGCATGCTCGAATCCGGCGAGGACCCGCGCTTCATCTGCCGCAGGCTGATACTCTCCGCGTCCGAGGACGTGGGCCTGGCCGACCCCAGGGCCCTGCCCCTGGCCGTGGCCTGCCAGCAGGCGGTGGAGATGGTGGGAATGCCGGAGGGTTTCATCCCCCTTTCCGAGACCACGGTTTACTTGGCACTTGCCCCCAAGAGCAATTCCACCTACGCCGCTTATCTGGCCGCGCGAAAGGAAATCCTTACCCAGGGAATGCGGCCCGTGCCGCTGCACCTGCGGAACCCCTCGGCCAAACTCCAGAAACAGTGGGGATTCGGAGAGGGATACAAGTACCCGCACGCCTACCCCGGCTCCTGGGTGGAGCAGGAGTACCTCCCTCCGGAGCTTGCCGGCGTGCAATTTTACCAGGAGAAGGACCAGGGGGAGGAGCCGAAGCTGACGGCCAGGCTCAAAGGGCTCAAAAAGAAGTCCTGA
- the nadA gene encoding quinolinate synthase NadA — MTFSNDFDLIEETRARLGKRLVILAHHYMSDAVARHADHTGDSLELSRKIPALDAQYIVFCGVFFMAETAAILAGPGQKVFIPEMNSRCVMSDMAPAWLAEKVLDILAHGGLDVTPLTYVNSSAAVKALVGARGGSVCTSANAKTMLTWALDRGKHTLFLPDVRLGLNAADWISLPKEDRHILDIREHGQAMNLDKARQARLLLWPGQCVIHSRFKPETIRKARQESPGCLVVVHPECHPNTVALADACGSTSFIIKYVADAPKGAVVYIGTEFNLVNRLSDKYRGEKDIRPLLYSTCSNMEKVTEPNLARLLASLDNTPTVQVDDALKEPAKLALTRMLEACAK, encoded by the coding sequence ATGACTTTCAGCAACGATTTCGATTTGATAGAAGAAACTCGGGCCCGCCTGGGCAAACGTCTGGTGATTCTGGCCCACCACTACATGTCCGACGCAGTGGCCCGCCACGCGGACCACACCGGCGATTCCCTGGAGCTTTCCCGAAAGATCCCCGCTCTGGACGCGCAATACATCGTCTTCTGCGGGGTGTTCTTCATGGCCGAGACAGCGGCCATTCTGGCAGGGCCTGGCCAGAAGGTATTCATTCCGGAAATGAATTCCCGCTGCGTCATGTCCGACATGGCTCCGGCCTGGCTGGCGGAGAAGGTGCTGGATATCCTGGCGCACGGCGGGCTTGACGTCACGCCGCTCACCTATGTGAACTCCTCGGCAGCGGTGAAGGCCCTGGTGGGAGCGCGCGGCGGTTCCGTATGCACATCGGCCAATGCCAAGACCATGCTCACCTGGGCCCTGGACCGTGGAAAGCACACCCTGTTTCTGCCGGACGTCCGCCTGGGCTTGAACGCGGCCGATTGGATCTCCCTGCCCAAAGAGGACCGCCACATCCTGGACATCCGCGAGCACGGCCAGGCCATGAACCTGGACAAGGCCAGACAGGCAAGGCTTCTTTTGTGGCCGGGCCAGTGCGTCATCCATTCGCGCTTCAAGCCCGAAACCATCCGCAAGGCCCGCCAGGAATCTCCCGGCTGCCTGGTGGTGGTCCACCCCGAATGCCATCCCAACACCGTGGCCCTGGCCGACGCCTGCGGCTCCACATCGTTTATCATCAAGTACGTGGCGGACGCCCCCAAAGGGGCCGTTGTCTACATCGGAACGGAGTTCAACCTGGTGAACAGGCTCTCGGACAAGTACCGCGGCGAAAAGGACATTCGCCCACTCTTGTATTCCACCTGCTCCAACATGGAAAAGGTGACAGAGCCGAATCTGGCGCGGCTTCTCGCATCCTTGGACAATACCCCAACGGTCCAGGTGGACGACGCCCTCAAAGAGCCTGCAAAATTGGCTCTCACCCGGATGCTCGAGGCCTGCGCGAAATGA
- a CDS encoding aminoacyl-tRNA deacylase, producing the protein MSKASAIPATGATRFLKDKGVPFSVRLYSYVDHGGTERAARELGVDETCVIKTLVFEDDAKQPLLVLMHGDKEVSLKEMARALGVKTVSPCSPDAAMRHTGYQVGGISPFGTRKRLPVYAEKSIFTLASILINAGKRGALAELDPAILKKLLPVTEVEVAR; encoded by the coding sequence GTGAGCAAGGCTTCCGCAATTCCCGCCACAGGGGCCACCAGGTTTTTGAAAGACAAGGGCGTGCCCTTTTCAGTGCGCCTGTACTCCTACGTGGACCACGGCGGAACCGAACGGGCAGCCCGGGAGCTGGGCGTGGACGAGACGTGCGTCATAAAGACTTTGGTCTTCGAGGACGACGCGAAACAGCCTTTGCTTGTGCTCATGCACGGAGACAAGGAAGTCTCTCTCAAGGAAATGGCCAGGGCGCTCGGAGTGAAAACCGTCTCGCCCTGCTCGCCCGATGCCGCCATGCGCCACACCGGCTACCAGGTGGGCGGCATATCCCCCTTCGGCACGCGCAAGAGGTTGCCGGTTTACGCTGAAAAGAGCATCTTCACCCTGGCGTCGATTCTCATAAACGCCGGCAAGCGCGGAGCCCTGGCCGAACTTGATCCGGCGATTCTTAAAAAACTGCTGCCCGTCACCGAGGTCGAGGTAGCCAGATAG
- a CDS encoding two pore domain potassium channel family protein encodes MRTSRLIFFGSLFLLAVAGGTFGFSWAEGVSLFDAFYFTIITMGTVGYGDIHPWTTTGKLIAICLVFAGIGTFVGVVETVAESVFAVKEERAKREKRNMIRGLFFSDVGLDLLNRITPGDLDISQLHGKLDVNASWDKKKFKAAKRLLATHSFALDASLVDLFAVRALLKEKSDLLLRLLENPSIGEHEIFSDTLRAIYHLRDELLCRPEDLSSLPASDLKHLAGDMTRVYSYISRQWLTYVLYLKEAYPYLFYLAVRTNPFNQKASPIVTE; translated from the coding sequence ATGCGCACATCACGACTGATTTTCTTCGGAAGCCTTTTCCTTCTCGCCGTGGCCGGAGGGACCTTCGGATTCAGCTGGGCCGAGGGAGTGAGCCTTTTCGATGCCTTCTACTTCACCATCATCACCATGGGCACGGTGGGATACGGCGACATCCACCCCTGGACCACCACCGGCAAACTGATCGCCATCTGTCTGGTATTCGCCGGCATCGGGACGTTCGTCGGCGTGGTCGAAACTGTGGCGGAGTCGGTCTTCGCGGTGAAGGAGGAAAGGGCCAAGCGCGAGAAGCGCAACATGATCCGGGGTTTGTTCTTCTCGGACGTGGGCCTTGACCTGCTGAACCGCATCACCCCAGGGGACCTGGACATTTCGCAACTCCACGGCAAGCTCGACGTGAATGCGTCCTGGGACAAAAAAAAGTTCAAGGCGGCCAAACGCCTTCTGGCCACCCATTCCTTCGCCCTGGATGCCTCCCTGGTGGACCTGTTCGCGGTGAGGGCTCTTCTCAAGGAGAAATCCGACCTGTTGCTGCGCCTCTTGGAGAACCCGAGCATCGGCGAACACGAGATTTTTTCGGATACCCTGCGCGCCATATACCATCTGCGCGATGAACTGCTCTGCCGCCCGGAGGACCTAAGCTCGCTGCCTGCCAGCGATCTCAAGCACCTGGCCGGCGACATGACCCGGGTATACTCCTACATCAGCAGGCAGTGGCTCACCTACGTTCTCTATCTGAAGGAAGCCTACCCCTACCTTTTTTATCTGGCCGTGCGCACCAACCCCTTCAACCAAAAGGCCAGCCCCATCGTGACGGAATGA
- a CDS encoding GGDEF domain-containing protein, translated as MEAWILAAGSFAAYGLVLWSHSLRHRFGLSFFYALLSCLMAISCWVTDAGVTVELWGITMLIGSTVFYTALLLGVFVVYVFDGPHATRVAILTVVGVQVLVGVISLALHLLLQFSNATPQTMMPIPSLRVNLASVLTNLADMLFLAVCWEYLHGKLNAIPLAAKVFLTLLGVMCLDVFLFNTGAFLGQSDYIAIMSGTLVSRLIITVFAAPVLWAYLSWQNSLTGVYIPHRPLFAIIQELCELQGELQTAHDEIKRRKAAEAALVRSEKRYRQLIHNASEPVAVLQNDLYLLHNTKLLELTGLSEPDIQEASFSSFIHPDDVELVEAGIDAALKKPGEPRSIEFRAAPASGGSLMVQANIVAIEWDGRGALLAFLHDVTAQRSAQERLVTEATMDELTGVLNRRGFMEKFDDFAGRASQEQRVYSVLFMDVDQFKPINDLYGHPAGDLVLQTVANATKSLIREDDLVGRIGGDEFAVVLSSADSSEASVVARRILDVVFTSCREISLGPLNVTASIGFAQFDPMNPASASELLEAADRALLAAKRQGGNLALCS; from the coding sequence ATGGAAGCCTGGATTCTCGCCGCAGGGTCGTTTGCCGCCTACGGGTTGGTGCTTTGGTCCCACTCTCTGCGTCACCGCTTCGGCCTGTCCTTCTTCTACGCCCTGCTGAGCTGCCTGATGGCCATTTCCTGCTGGGTGACGGACGCAGGCGTGACAGTGGAGCTGTGGGGCATCACCATGCTGATCGGCTCTACGGTTTTCTACACCGCACTGCTGCTGGGCGTGTTCGTGGTCTACGTGTTCGATGGTCCCCATGCGACGCGGGTGGCCATCCTGACCGTTGTCGGCGTGCAGGTTCTGGTGGGGGTCATCTCCCTGGCACTGCACCTGCTGCTTCAGTTCTCCAATGCCACTCCCCAAACCATGATGCCCATTCCCAGCCTGCGCGTTAACCTGGCCTCGGTGCTGACCAACCTGGCGGACATGCTCTTTCTGGCCGTTTGCTGGGAATACCTGCACGGCAAGCTGAACGCCATCCCTCTGGCCGCCAAGGTCTTCCTCACCCTGCTGGGGGTCATGTGCCTGGATGTGTTTCTTTTCAATACCGGGGCGTTTCTGGGCCAGAGCGATTATATCGCCATCATGAGCGGAACCCTGGTGAGCCGTCTGATCATCACCGTTTTCGCCGCCCCGGTCCTCTGGGCCTACTTAAGCTGGCAAAACAGCCTCACCGGGGTGTACATACCTCACCGTCCTCTCTTCGCCATCATCCAGGAGCTGTGCGAGCTGCAGGGCGAATTGCAGACCGCCCACGACGAAATCAAACGCCGCAAGGCCGCCGAAGCCGCACTCGTCCGCAGCGAAAAACGCTATCGCCAACTCATTCATAACGCGAGCGAACCCGTCGCCGTGCTCCAGAATGACCTGTATCTTCTCCACAACACGAAACTGCTGGAACTTACTGGATTAAGCGAGCCCGACATCCAGGAGGCCAGCTTTTCAAGCTTCATCCACCCGGACGACGTGGAGCTGGTGGAGGCGGGTATCGACGCTGCACTGAAAAAACCGGGAGAACCTCGGTCCATTGAGTTCCGTGCCGCTCCCGCGAGTGGCGGATCACTCATGGTGCAGGCCAATATCGTGGCGATCGAATGGGATGGCCGCGGAGCGCTCCTGGCTTTCCTGCACGACGTGACCGCGCAACGAAGCGCGCAAGAACGCCTCGTGACCGAGGCCACCATGGACGAGCTGACCGGAGTTCTCAACCGCAGAGGGTTCATGGAAAAATTCGATGACTTTGCCGGCAGAGCCAGCCAGGAGCAACGGGTGTACTCCGTGCTTTTCATGGACGTGGACCAGTTCAAACCCATAAACGACCTGTACGGGCATCCCGCTGGCGACCTGGTCCTTCAAACCGTGGCCAATGCCACCAAATCCTTGATACGGGAGGATGACCTCGTGGGGCGCATAGGAGGAGACGAATTCGCGGTTGTGCTCTCCAGCGCCGACAGTTCCGAGGCCTCCGTCGTTGCCAGGCGAATACTGGACGTAGTATTCACGTCCTGCCGGGAGATTTCCCTAGGCCCTCTGAATGTGACCGCGAGCATCGGCTTCGCCCAGTTCGACCCCATGAATCCGGCCTCGGCTTCAGAGCTTTTAGAGGCAGCGGACAGGGCGCTGCTTGCCGCCAAGCGCCAAGGCGGAAATCTGGCCTTATGCTCCTGA
- the nadB gene encoding L-aspartate oxidase produces the protein MFHYRMKTQVLVIGSGVAGCSAALTLADQGREVVLLCAGDALTDGNSSLAQGGIVYTSLDDSPKLLERDMLTCGWKHNHVTAVRYLARKGPDVVKSMLIDRLNVPFERSTDGDFHLTKEGGHSLARILHCADSTGYSIMQHMVAAVESHPNITVLTRRTAVDVLTSHHHAALLEYKYNLVNQCLGAYVLNEISGAVETILADYTILATGGVGQIYLHTTNTRACVGSALAMAYRCGARYMNMEFIQFHPTALFHRAERRFLITEAMRGEGAKLINAKGEAFMTRYDARADLAPRDIVTRAIMEELLKSGEDCVYLDAANHVADVARRFPSIAKKCAEIGINIATQPIPVVPAEHYSCGGVLVDVHGRTTVDRLYAVGECSCTGVHGANRMASTSLLECLVWGVSAGSYIGSRFGSKPTITRKLADSVPDWVSPGQERNEDPALISQDWTTIKSTMWNYVGIHRTASRLKRAFEDLRDLNVHLHDFYRETPLSKPIVDLFHGCQAAYIITLSAMRNTKSLGCHYRVN, from the coding sequence ATGTTTCACTACCGCATGAAGACCCAGGTACTGGTGATCGGTTCCGGAGTGGCCGGATGTTCCGCCGCGCTCACCCTGGCCGACCAAGGCCGCGAGGTTGTCCTTTTGTGCGCGGGCGACGCCCTCACCGACGGCAACTCCTCCCTGGCCCAGGGCGGCATCGTCTACACCAGCCTGGACGACAGCCCCAAGCTTTTGGAGCGCGACATGCTCACCTGCGGCTGGAAGCACAACCACGTCACCGCCGTGCGCTATCTGGCCCGCAAAGGGCCCGACGTGGTGAAAAGCATGCTCATCGACCGGCTGAACGTTCCCTTCGAACGTTCGACCGATGGGGACTTTCATCTCACCAAGGAAGGCGGACACAGCCTCGCACGCATCCTGCACTGCGCCGACTCCACCGGCTATTCCATCATGCAGCACATGGTGGCGGCGGTGGAGAGCCATCCGAACATCACCGTGCTCACCCGGCGTACGGCCGTGGACGTGCTCACATCGCACCACCACGCGGCACTCTTGGAATACAAGTACAACCTGGTGAACCAGTGCCTGGGCGCCTACGTGCTGAACGAAATTTCCGGGGCCGTGGAAACCATCCTGGCCGACTACACCATACTGGCCACGGGCGGCGTGGGCCAAATTTACCTGCACACCACGAACACCCGGGCCTGCGTGGGCTCGGCCCTGGCCATGGCCTACCGGTGCGGGGCGCGCTACATGAACATGGAGTTCATCCAGTTCCACCCCACCGCCCTCTTCCACCGCGCCGAACGCAGGTTCCTGATCACCGAGGCCATGCGCGGCGAAGGCGCCAAGCTCATAAACGCCAAGGGCGAAGCCTTCATGACCCGCTACGATGCGCGGGCCGATCTGGCCCCGCGCGACATCGTCACCAGGGCCATCATGGAGGAACTGCTCAAGTCCGGCGAGGACTGCGTGTATTTAGACGCGGCCAACCACGTGGCCGACGTGGCCCGAAGGTTCCCAAGCATCGCCAAGAAATGCGCGGAGATCGGCATCAACATCGCCACCCAGCCCATACCGGTCGTCCCGGCGGAACACTACTCCTGCGGCGGCGTGCTGGTGGACGTGCACGGCCGCACCACCGTGGACCGGCTCTACGCCGTGGGCGAGTGCAGCTGCACGGGCGTGCACGGGGCCAACCGCATGGCCTCGACCTCGCTTCTGGAATGCCTGGTCTGGGGAGTGAGCGCGGGCAGCTACATCGGCTCGCGTTTTGGCTCCAAGCCCACCATAACCCGCAAGCTGGCGGACTCGGTTCCGGACTGGGTGAGCCCCGGCCAGGAGCGTAACGAGGACCCGGCGCTCATAAGCCAGGACTGGACCACCATAAAGAGCACCATGTGGAACTACGTGGGCATCCACCGCACTGCCTCGCGCCTGAAAAGGGCCTTCGAGGATCTACGCGACCTTAACGTCCACCTGCACGACTTCTACCGGGAGACCCCGCTTTCCAAGCCCATCGTGGACCTATTCCACGGCTGTCAGGCAGCGTACATCATCACGCTGTCGGCAATGAGGAATACGAAGAGCCTGGGGTGCC
- the nadC gene encoding carboxylating nicotinate-nucleotide diphosphorylase, whose product MTTFDDYFSGPARDFLLKAVDLALDEDGPDLTAKAVFTRGDRLSAKIVAKEETLVAGLPIADIVFERMGILSVTDRDYPAKDGDRLTAGAVAAQFLGPAVGLLKAERVILNFLCHLSGIANLTASYAAALAGSRTRLLDTRKTLPGLRYPEKYAVLIGGGLNHRRNLAEMLMLKDNHIDRAGGIPQAVAAVRRAHAAGSPPLEIECRTLEEVTQAVALHPERIMLDNMTLDQMRQALTMIPEGIETELSGGVTLENLPALGALGADYISVGRITHSAPYADFSMQIEKAGV is encoded by the coding sequence ATGACCACATTCGACGACTACTTTTCGGGTCCGGCCCGCGACTTCCTGCTCAAGGCAGTGGACTTGGCCCTGGACGAGGACGGCCCGGACCTGACCGCCAAGGCGGTCTTCACGCGCGGCGACCGGCTGAGCGCGAAAATCGTGGCCAAAGAAGAGACCCTGGTGGCCGGACTGCCCATCGCGGACATAGTGTTTGAACGCATGGGTATCCTCAGCGTCACCGACCGCGACTATCCGGCCAAGGACGGCGACCGGCTCACCGCCGGAGCCGTAGCTGCCCAGTTCTTGGGGCCTGCCGTGGGTCTTCTCAAGGCCGAGCGGGTGATACTCAATTTTCTCTGCCACCTCTCGGGCATCGCCAACCTCACGGCCAGCTACGCGGCGGCTCTGGCCGGTTCGCGCACCAGGCTCCTGGACACGAGAAAGACCCTGCCCGGCCTTCGCTATCCGGAGAAATACGCCGTGCTCATTGGCGGCGGTTTAAACCACCGGCGCAATCTGGCCGAAATGCTCATGTTAAAGGACAACCACATCGACCGGGCCGGGGGCATACCACAGGCAGTGGCCGCCGTGCGCCGGGCCCATGCCGCTGGTTCTCCTCCCCTGGAAATCGAATGCCGTACCCTGGAAGAGGTCACCCAGGCCGTAGCCTTGCATCCTGAACGCATCATGCTCGACAACATGACCCTGGACCAAATGCGTCAGGCGCTTACTATGATACCTGAAGGGATCGAAACGGAACTGAGCGGCGGAGTCACCCTGGAAAACCTTCCGGCACTCGGCGCCTTGGGAGCGGATTACATCTCGGTGGGACGCATCACCCACTCCGCGCCCTACGCCGACTTCAGCATGCAGATCGAGAAGGCTGGGGTGTGA